Proteins encoded in a region of the Oncorhynchus gorbuscha isolate QuinsamMale2020 ecotype Even-year linkage group LG16, OgorEven_v1.0, whole genome shotgun sequence genome:
- the LOC124000853 gene encoding uncharacterized protein LOC124000853, whose product MDARSLVDKILGNIPVVHESSLKIMGLTLDPSSQSRNMPYQSMVTSLGIPAAPELRTVCRPLNQIDFTLEVCLSSMSAGLQLYQDVLGELKERGTTDKVTGLLADIRDLLAQVNKMQEPGQMSSVAQYEASGLASRLPGDYEVQVATHFTLLQLRDFTQNLKRSLRNVEHLTSRPGQRG is encoded by the exons ATGGACGCAAGGAGTTTGGTCGACAAAATATTAGGCAACATCCCTGTGGTTCACGAGTCTAGTCTCAAAATCATG GGCCTGACCCTTGACCCGTCCAGCCAGTCTAGGAACATGCCGTACCAGTCCATGGTGACCTCCCTGGGCATCCCCGCAGCACCAGAACTAAGGACTGTCTGCAGACCCCTAAACCAAATCGATTTCACCCtg GAGGTGTGTCTGAGCAGTATGTCTGCAGGGCTGCAGCTGTATCAGGATGTGCTGGGTGAGCTGAAGGAACGTGGGACCACTGACAAGGTGACAGGACTCCTGGCTGATATCAGAGACCTGCTGGCCCAGGTCAACAAG ATGCAGGAGCCTGGCCAGATGAGCAGTGTGGCCCAGTACGAGGCCTCGGGACTGGCCTCACGCCTCCCAGGGGACTACGAGGTTCAGGTTGCAACTCACTTTACCCTGCTGCAGCTCCGTGACTTCACACAGAACCTAAAACGCAGCCTGCGCAACGTCGAACACCTGACTTCCAGGCCAGGACAGAGGGGCTGA